In Lutra lutra chromosome 6, mLutLut1.2, whole genome shotgun sequence, the following are encoded in one genomic region:
- the LOC125103065 gene encoding mitochondrial pyruvate carrier 2: MSAAGARGLRATYHRALDKVELLLPEKLRPLYNHPAGPRTVFFWAPIMKWGLVCAGLADMARPAEKLSTAQSAVLMATGFIWSRYSLVIIPKNWSLFAVNFFVGAAGASQLFRIWRYNQELKAKANK; this comes from the coding sequence ATGTCGGCCGCCGGCGCCCGGGGCCTTCGGGCCACCTACCACCGGGCCCTGGACAAGGTGGAGCTGCTGCTGCCGGAGAAACTGAGGCCGCTGTACAACCACCCGGCAGGTCCCAGAACAGTTTTTTTCTGGGCTCCAATTATGAAATGGGGCTTGGTGTGTGCTGGCTTGGCTGACATGGCCAGACCTGCTGAGAAACTGAGCACAGCTCAATCTGCTGTTTTAATGGCCACAGGGTTTATTTGGTCAAGATACTCACTTGTAATTATCCCAAAAAACTGGAGTCTGTTTGCTGTTAATTTCTTTGTGGGGGCAGCAGGTGCTTCTCAGCTCTTCCGTATTTGGAGATATAACCAAGAACTAAAAGCTAAAGCAAACAAGTAA